The window GCATATTGTTACCGCATGTGTTTGACCGACCACCCGGAAAATCGGATCGCATTTGCAAAGCCCGATGGGTACGATCCACTCGTCTACGAACTCCTGCTGCGCAACTTCGAAGCGGGTGAAAAGGCCTTGCCTTGGATCAATTCGAGCATGCCTAATCGCAAGACCGACACCAATAATAGCCGCGGCTTCTCAACTGATTTCATCGGTCAGAACTACGAGTATCCCGAAGCAGACTACACCGAGCGAGAAGCCATCGCTCAGCGACACCGCCACTATCAACAAGGGTTGATGTGGACACTTGCGAATCATCCTCGTGTGCCAGCCCACATCCGCAAAGAAGTCTCGCGTTGGGGCACCTGTCGGGATGAATTTGAGCGAGAGGACGGCTGGCAGCAACAGCTCTACGTTCGCGAGGCGCGGCGAATGTTGGGTGTCACGGTCATGACGCAGCATCACTGCCAAGGGCGTCAGGTCGCTGCGGACCCGATTGGTCTGGCCGCTTACACGATGGATTCACACAACGTACAGCGCTACGTCGATGCGGACGGACACGCCCGCAACGAAGGCGACGTACAGGTTGGTGGTTTTTCGCCTTATCCAATCTCGTACGGTTCAATCACACCCCGTGCCGACCAATGCGAGAACCTCTTGGTCCCCGTCTGCTTGAGTGCCTCGCACATTGCATTTGGTTCGATCCGCATGGAACCCGTCTTTATGGTCCTCGGCCAATCTGCCGCGACAGCCGCGATGCAGGCCATCGAAGCAAACGTCTCGGTACAAGCCATCAGCTATGAAACGCTACGCGCCCAATTGCTTGCCGACAACCAAGTGTTAACTTGGACGGGGCCAGTCCATCGATCGGCATCGGCAGTCGATCCGAAAACGCTCGATGGAATCGTTGTCGATGATGACGTGGCCAAACGAGTTGGGTTTGAAGCTGCCAGTGTGTCGCTCGGCCCCTTCATAGGTACGGGGTATCGGCATGACAGTGATACAGCCAAAGGCCATCAATACATCCTGTTCCCATTCACGATCGACAATGCCGGCGTATATGAGGTGCTCGTTGCGTACACGTCCAACCCCAACCGAGCGACCAACGTGCCCGTGATCATTCGAGCGGGTGACGAATCTCACGAGGTGAAAGTGAACCAGCAAAAGAAGCCTGGTCGAGGTGCGTTTGAGGCAATTGGGAAATTTAGTTTTCCAACCGGCGATGCCACGATCGAAATTAACAATGCGGACACAGACGGTTATGTCGTCGTCGACGCGGTTCAGATCTTGCGGCAATAGTAGATTAGCAGTGTGTCACTGTGAGACCTTCGAGCAATAGCATTTCATGCCACCGATCCATCGCCGTAGCGACGTTCCTTTTTTTCTGGTGATGGGCGGGATTGCATCATGCTTTGTGTTGCTGATCGGATTGTTGCTCGCGGCTGATCTAGCGTTTACATCATTAGCAGACTTTCGAAACGCACTTGCCAAGCCAGAGATCCAAGCCTCGATTCGACTGACGGTCCTGTCCTGCACGGTATCGGCGATCCTGGCTGTTATCGTCGCTATCCCGCTCGCCTATCTGCTGTCTCGCTTCCAGTTCCCTGGGCGTGTCGTGATCGATACGTTGGTCGATATTCCGATGGTGCTACCGCCCGTGGTACTCGGACTGAGCCTGTTGATCCTGTTTCACCTTCCGATGGGTGGCTCGGACTGGGAACTCGAATCGTGGCTGCGTGAGGACGTGGGATTCCCCGTCACTTATCGCTGGCCGGCCATCGTACTGGCTCAATTTACGGTCGCATGCGCTTTCGCGGTTCGCACGATGGGTGTGACCTTTGAGCAAATCAGTCCACGCAGCGAAGATGTCGCCCGCACGCTCGGATGCACCCGCATGCAAGCCTTTACTCAAGTTGCGTTGCCGCAAGCAGGACGGGGAATCATCGCAGCATTGACCATTGCGTGGGCGCGGGCACTCGGCGAGTTCGGCCCCATTCTCGTCTTCGCCGGTGCCACTCGGATGCGGACAGAGGTATTGTCAACGTCGGTTTGGCTTGAATTCAGTGTTGGCGATTTGGATGCCGCAGTGGCGGTTTCTTTGCTGATGGTGTTGATCGCAATAGCGGTACTGCTCACCCTCCGCGGATTAGGTACGTTGCGACTCGGCGTGGCGGCGTCCCCAGGAGTCCGCTCTCAATGATTCGGTTGTTGGATATCACCATCGAGGCGGGTGAGTTCTCGTTGCGAAATTTTTCGCTCGAGGTTCGACCACGGGAATATGTCGTCTTGATGGGCAAGACAGGATGCGGAAAAACCTCCATCATGGAGACGATCTGTGGCTTGCGTCGCCCCGTTGCTGGTTCAATATGGATCGCAGGCACGGACGTGACGAATTTTTTGCCAGGCGACCGACAGGTTGGTTACGTGCCACAAGATCTAGCCTTGTTTCCAACGATGAATGTGGCTGAGCATCTCGAGTTCGCATTACGAATTCGACGTGTGGCAGCCAAACAGATAGCAGATCGGAAATTAAAAACAGCCGCGATGTTAGGGATCACGCATCTGCTCGATCGCAATGTACAAGGCCTCAGTGGTGGTGAGGCGCAGCGAGTCGCTTTGGGGCGTGCACTCGCGTTCGAACCAACGGTCTTACTCCTCGACGAACCACTCAGTGCACTCGATGAACAAACTC of the Allorhodopirellula heiligendammensis genome contains:
- a CDS encoding ABC transporter ATP-binding protein — protein: MIRLLDITIEAGEFSLRNFSLEVRPREYVVLMGKTGCGKTSIMETICGLRRPVAGSIWIAGTDVTNFLPGDRQVGYVPQDLALFPTMNVAEHLEFALRIRRVAAKQIADRKLKTAAMLGITHLLDRNVQGLSGGEAQRVALGRALAFEPTVLLLDEPLSALDEQTREEMLALLLSIKAETHVTTLHVTHQSAEAIVLADRCVRIPAE
- a CDS encoding ABC transporter permease, encoding MPPIHRRSDVPFFLVMGGIASCFVLLIGLLLAADLAFTSLADFRNALAKPEIQASIRLTVLSCTVSAILAVIVAIPLAYLLSRFQFPGRVVIDTLVDIPMVLPPVVLGLSLLILFHLPMGGSDWELESWLREDVGFPVTYRWPAIVLAQFTVACAFAVRTMGVTFEQISPRSEDVARTLGCTRMQAFTQVALPQAGRGIIAALTIAWARALGEFGPILVFAGATRMRTEVLSTSVWLEFSVGDLDAAVAVSLLMVLIAIAVLLTLRGLGTLRLGVAASPGVRSQ
- a CDS encoding FAD-dependent oxidoreductase, which codes for MRCAPTVRTLTIFAMCCASTLCSVARTAGETTYDVVVYGGTSAGIAAAVQVKRMGGSVIVLEPSRRIGGLTTGGLGQTDIGNKAAIGGIARDFYQRVQEYYRQPDHWDWQRRDAYRDGGQTRTGNAEEAMWTFEPSAALTIMQDLVREYEISVLLEQRLVRTHNANSSRSTAGVTLTNKQITAITMDNGRTYRGRAFIDATYEGDLMAAAGVSYTVGRESNSQYNETLNGVETRHARSHQFMPSVDAYVVSGDPSSGLLPGIDPQGPGEEGASDRRVQAYCYRMCLTDHPENRIAFAKPDGYDPLVYELLLRNFEAGEKALPWINSSMPNRKTDTNNSRGFSTDFIGQNYEYPEADYTEREAIAQRHRHYQQGLMWTLANHPRVPAHIRKEVSRWGTCRDEFEREDGWQQQLYVREARRMLGVTVMTQHHCQGRQVAADPIGLAAYTMDSHNVQRYVDADGHARNEGDVQVGGFSPYPISYGSITPRADQCENLLVPVCLSASHIAFGSIRMEPVFMVLGQSAATAAMQAIEANVSVQAISYETLRAQLLADNQVLTWTGPVHRSASAVDPKTLDGIVVDDDVAKRVGFEAASVSLGPFIGTGYRHDSDTAKGHQYILFPFTIDNAGVYEVLVAYTSNPNRATNVPVIIRAGDESHEVKVNQQKKPGRGAFEAIGKFSFPTGDATIEINNADTDGYVVVDAVQILRQ